The Methylocystis sp. ATCC 49242 region ATTCGGAGAAGAACTCCGTGTTGCCGGAATAGTTCGTCGCCACCACCGCTTTGCCGAGCGCCATGAATTCTGCGATGTTAAGACCGTAGCCCTCGCTCCTGTGGGCCGAAACGAGGCAGTCAGACGCCGCGCGGAGCATTTCCATTTCCTGTTCGGATAGGCGTGCAGCGATTAGCGCCGCATTGGGGATGTCCGACAATTCCTTGCGTAGGGCGCGTAGGAGATCGCGCTCGACATAACCCGGCGAGTGAAGCTTGACCACGAGAAAAGCCTCCTCGACCTGCGAAAAGGCCGCGCGAAAGGCGTTGATCACGGATCGGGGGTTCTTACGCGCCGATGTGCTGCCGACATCGAAAACCGTGAGAAAAACGAATTTGTCGCGCGGGATCGCAAACCGCCTTCGTGCGTCATCGCGCGAAGTCGCTGAAATCGGCGGCATTAAGATCGGAATCGGGACCTTGACGACTGGAACGGGCGCGATGGCCGAGATCGACTCGACGATGAAGGAGCTATATGCCCACACTTCATCCACTGCGCCGAAGCAGGCGTACCAATCTGGTCGAAAGGCGGCCAGCTCCCATGCCCATTGCGTGATGTTGTAATAGTTATCGAAATATCTCGGTGGATACATCCGAACCAGATTCTCGATCTGATCTGCGTTGGCCAGAATGAGATTGATCCGGTATTTTCCATATCTCTCCCTCTCGGAGCGAGTAATGCGAGGAACGCCCCGAGATACATCGAAAGCATGCAGGTCGTAGGGAACGCCGCTTTTTCGGATAGCGGCGAGCAGGTTTCGCGCGGCGGCTCCCAAACCGCTGATCGCGGCGAAGGGGCCGTAAATATTCATGCCGAAGGGCTTTTGCAGAACTTTTTCTATGGACGCCTCGCGCTCCGCGAACAGGCGTACGCCGGGACCGTACCGGCCTTCGTGACGCCCGGCAGCGATCCAATGTTGCCGGCATCTTTCCTGATCGAAACCCAATGCCCTGGCGATGTCGTCGTAGATCAAGGAATATTCGACGGCGTCGAAATTTCGAGTCACGACATCGTAATCAGGATTGCTGCGAACGGGTGTAATGCCGTAGAGATTATCCTTGCATATTGTCGGGTTCTCATCCCGCCCCTCAGACTTTCCACTGGAAAGCCAGTGCGCCCAACCGCTTTGAACGGCGCCCCGTTCGATTGCTTGCGCAACGTCCGGATTGCACAACAGATACAATTCCTCGTCAAAGGAACCATCGCATTCTACCGGGCTTTGGTGATCCGGCGTTTCCGTTTGCGTATTCGGCGCGGCGACCTGATTTTCTTGCGGCGCGAGCACGTCGGGGCGTGGGACGTGCGATTGGAGGGCCTCCGATTTGCAGGGGTTCGATCCTGATTCGGTATGGGTAATTGGCACGGCGGCGTCGTCTCCGTCAGGTGATCCGATATTGTCGAATTCAGATTCAAGTAACTGAATCCGATCGAATTCAAGTTGCGTCAATCCGAATTCGCCGTTCCATGATCCGCGGAGCCTTCGCTGAACGCGGTTTGTCAGGAAATGAGCGAGTGGTTCAACATCGGCATTCCGCTGTTCTTCACAATGTTCGACATAATCACCCGGATCGAAGGATGGAATCGCCTTTAGGTCTTGTCGCCAGCCGTTGGCGACGTAATGAGTCAGCGGATCGAGTCCGTCGAGCGCCGGAAGTTGCGGCAAATAGAACTCGTCGTCGAAGAGGGGATACGGATTGAAACCGTCCGTCCAGCCTCGGGTGACGAAATGGACGAGCGGGTCCCTAATGGTCCCCTGCAAAGCAGCGTGGATGCGCAGGTAATACGCTGTCGAGAAAAGGGGATGCTGCGATCTCAGCTGCCGGCGCCCTTCCCGGATGTAATGCAAAATAGTCGCATCGTCCGGCGCGACGTCCGAATTTGCCATTCGATACCAAACCGCATCGAATAGGAGATGAACGGTTTCGGCGATGTCAGACATAGGCGCCAGAGCTGGCCTGCTTTCAGTTGTTTCCATGTCAAGGCAAAGCCTATTCAGCTGCATGTGGGACGCCTGCAAATATGATTGCGACGCGGATAATTCCGACGTCATGTCTGCCCGACGCAGTCGCTCAAGCGTATCTCGAAAGCCTCGGGTTTTGGCGCGCATGTCTTACATTATCGGTTACCTGTGTGGCGTCGGACGACTCATGGAGCCGAGCAAGAAGATGAGTCTGCGATCGCAGCATAGCTTTCGTCGCCTCCAGTCCTTTCAGCCCCCGCGCCACGAGAGCGGACGCCGTGTCGATTAATACAAATGTCCGAGGCATTTGGTGGGTTTCAGGCTCGACTCCTACGACATTGCCTAACCAACTCAGAGCGCACTGTTGGATCGTCAGACCGTGTCTAGTCTGAAATGACTGCGCCAACTCAGAGCCCGGAGAGAATTTGATGATTGTGGTCGCCGCGAGGCCCATGACCAGAAATGCTACATGCCAGGAGTCTGACAGTCGACATAGTCGCGGTTGCTTGAATGCGACCGGCGCTACATCCGCGTATTTACTCACAAGGCGTCGCTTCGCGCTCGATAGAAGCGGATCCGGGGGCGAGTCGAGGATTGGCGCTTCAATTGTTCGCCAATCGTACCCACTACTGTCAGACAACGATAGCTGATGATCGTTGAACTTCATGAAAGGAGGTGATTCGAAGTAGCCTTCTTTGTTTCCTTCGTCCGACTGCGTGAGCGTAGCCGACCATTTGGCTCCCAGACTCGCAAAGATACCGGGCACTGCACAGGCGCCGGTTTTTCGGATTCCCAATATGAGCATTGCGTGTGGCATTCTTTAGGTCATTATCTGACCTAATTAAAAAATACAAACTATGAGACGAAAATCGATGTGTTGTTTGTCGCCTGGTGGAAATCGACATATCGCCGGATATGATCCTGACGACGCGACGCATGCTCGGCGTGCGCAGACGACGGCAATTGGCCGTCGTGATGAATGGGGTGAGCGAGTATAGGTAATTATATAGCGGCGCCGCTTATGGTGAGAGGTTTCGGCATGGTTGCTGGCGGGACGAAAAGGGCCCGGCGCAAGGCCGGGCCAGTCCTGCGGAACGCAGTTGCTTGGTCAATTTGTAATTGGGTGCGCCACTCGCAACATACCGACCAGCGCCGGGCCGCGCGAGGACATACGCGTCCGCTTTACTGGACCGCCCTCGAGAGGCAAGATTGCGGCCCGGTAAGGTGCACCGTGTCGACTGTAACTTCACCCTTGCCAATTGACACGCGCTGACCTGCAATGCTCGTCGCGAATTTGAGGTCAATCGTGAAGGTTCCGGGAAGCAGCTTCTGAATAGGCATGCACCATTGGTAACTAAAGACGTTATTGTGACAATCGCCGCCGCCGCCGCCGCTATTGTTGCAATTGGTGGTTCCCGCTGCGGCAGGCACATGCAACATGGTGACCCAGGCACCCGGCGAACCGTCGCTTGCGGCGAGCGTTCCCTTCAAAGATGGCCGGCAAGCCGCGCCATCGATTCGGCAGCTCAGCCACAGGCTCGCTCCGCCGACGGCGCTTCCATTGCCATAGACGGTGACGAACATCGCGTTGCCCTGGCCAATGCCAACGGTGACGTTCTTGCGATAGAAGAGCGCTCCATCCGACCCCGCTATACCCGCGGTCAGGGCTGTGTTGAATTGGGTCCCATTAGTTTTGAAGAAGTCGGCGGACTGACGGAACAACGCGCTGCCCGCTTGCGCTTCGGAAACGGCGATTCCAGCTCCGACAGAAACCAGCAATAGTGCTCTTGCGACATTCCTCAATCTAGCCATTCGATCCATTGCACCCTCCAGCTGTCAAGCTAATAAGAATGTAAACTAAAGCCTCTGGCGCTTGTGCGCCATAAGTAGAAACCGATAGTTGCATTCGGGGCCTTCATGGGCAGGAGTGAGAGATTGTCACGCTCTTTTGAGCCGGTTTACGCGCAGGCGTGACCGCGGCGTTCGGGCGGGTGTCATCGGGGCGTAGTGCTATATGCGCTTGTAAATTGCATTTAAGTCGGCATCGGCGTCGGCGCCATAAATTGTGGTTCGAGCTTTCCCCTAATAGATATCGCCAAATACTGATTGAAGACCGCGGGTTTCGTGGACGCCGAGGAGCGGTGCTTTGTGAGGCCGGAGATTGGTCTTGGCGAGACTGATATTCAACCGGGGATTAACGATCGCGGCGGTTTGGCTGTTAATGGAGCAAGGCTTCGCGGACACGCCGAATGTGCTCGACTATCAATTTACCGCGGAGGCGCCGAACCTGAAGTGGATGGCCGATTTCACAGAGATATGGAAAGGAGGAAGGCCGGCTGTACGTGGTCGCTAGCATCGCCTGATCTCGCGACGAATGGCCGGTTGGTCGATGAAAGCCGATATGACCGTGCGGCTCGTCAGCGATGCGTTGATATTGGCGATCTGACGTGGCGCCAAGCCGGAGACGTTGCTGCATCAATCCGAGCGGGACGGCCAAATGTGAACGAGCAGTTCCAGCGGCTGATGGCCTATAAGGGATTCCTTTGTTCAATGAACTGATTCGGCAATGTTTGGGACAGTTTGGGGATCGAAAGCCTTCGCCCCGCTGGAAGACCGGCTAGGGAAGCAAGTCTACTGGACGCGCGGCGACGCTCGCGCTGATGTAATCGATTACGTCGAGCGTTTCTACAACCTCGTCCGCGGGCCTTCGATTACCGGCCATGTCGGCCTGGTTTAATTTGAAAAGAAGGTGGTAGTAACCTAACTCGGTGTTCATGAGGCCAGCGGCAGGTCATTTGGGCGCTTCTGTGCCTCTGGTTGTGGTCGAGATTGCCGCAACGCGTTTTCTCATCTAACCGTGCCGGGCCCCAGAATCACGATTAAGGGAAATGGACGGGGCTAAAGAGCAGTGCCCCGTAATCTTCTCTATAACTTGAGAATTAGCTTTTCAGTCAACACAGGCGACATCGGCCGCGTGGTAACGTATCTCCCTCTGCCCATCTCTGTGCTCGTGAACATCTATTTCCGGGGGGGGAGCAAATGCAAAGAATACCCTTCGTCCTGAGCTCACTTCTTTTCTGGAGTTCGGCTCAAGCTGCTTGTGTCGCGCCTTTAGGAACGTTCATCGGCGCGGTTGCGGGGCCCACTATTAATCGAGCGACAAAAGCTACCGTGGATCAAGATACGTCGTCTGTCAGCCTCACAATCAAACTGAACGGCGCCGGAACCATGACTCGGATCGGAAAGAGCGTTGCGGCAGGCAATTACGTGTTCTCTTGCAGCTTTACGACGGTGTCGTTCAATCCAGCTACCTGCATGGCAACGATAAAAACGAATGCGGGAGAAGTCTTCGAATTCACCGCGCCGGCGTCAGCCACTATCCTAACGGGCATTGATATCACACGGGGTCCGATCGTGCGCGTGGGCTTTGTCCGACTCGACAAGATTTAGATCTTTTGGCGCCTTAGGTCGCCGCCATTTGCGGGTAAGGCGCTATGTGCGAGGAGCTTCACAGCTCTTCGCTTGTTTCTGGGTCTCGCGCCTTCTCTCACGCGCAATCGACGGTCATCTGTTGGTCTCTCAGTTGACCAATAGTATAACAGCGGTTCAGCATAAGCTTCATGCCATTGTGAAGCTTGTGCAATCGGGTTGTCCCTGATGCCCGTGGCCCGCCGCCGCCTGACGATCGCGCTGAAAACGCCCTGCGCCCACTGCAAATTCATTCCGACGTGAATGCGCGTACGGGGAGGCGCAAATTATCGGGCAGTTAGGGAAGGGCAAGGGCAGTAGCTGATCGGCGTTGATTCAAGGCACCACATTGGCGTTTCCGCGGCGTTCTCGTCAACTCGAACTCACTGGCGTCCGCCGCCGCCTGCGCCTTGGCCGCCGCCCGCTCCTTGACTGTTGGCGATCGCACGCACTACGCGGGCGTTGGCGGCCGCCTGTGCTGCGCCGTTGTCGCCCGTGGGCTGAAGATATCGACCCGCAACCAAGCCTTGCTGTACGGGCTGTGAGGCCATTGATACGAGTTGCATTACTTTCGCTATCTCCGCGATCGGCGCATTTGAAACGTACAGGATATCCTTGTCGCGCATCTGGAATTTGCGCGCCGCGAGAAGCGCCGAGGGATCTCGCATATTCAAATGGTAGGCGACGGGGGCCTCGGATTTCTTGAGCAAATTTGGCTCTACATTGGGGAATTCGCTCACGAGGCTGACTGGCTCGTAACGCAGCACGAATACTCCGTCCGGGTCGGCGCGACTGTCTTCCAGCCCGCCCGCCTTGCCTATCGCCTCCTCGAGCGTGAGCCCGCGCGCGTCGAAAGTCAGAACCGAATTGGAGCCGGTCGCGCCAGCCACCGTGAAACTTGGCGGCGTTCGTTCGACCGTGAGAATGTCGCCAGGCCGCACGTAAACGTCTTCGCTGGGATTCGACAGGAGCGCATGGATAGGCGCCCGCGCCGTTCGGTCGCCGCGCGTCAGGCTGACATAGGTCTCATGGACGGGCGAACTATAGCCGCCCGCCGCAGCGATGACGTCCATTATCCGCTCGCCTCGCTGTGAAATCGGCACGCGCGCGCCGTTGGCGACCTCGCCGGTCACCGTTACGGTGTTGCTTAAGTTGTTGGCGACGGTGACGATGGCCTGTGGTTCGATCGCCTTGCCGCGGAGCCGTTCGATGATTGCGGCCTCCGCCTGGCGCGAGGTCATGCCCGCGATTCGAATCGAACCGGCATAGGGAACATTCACGGAGCCATCGCGGCGCACCACCTGGTCTGGAATGTTGGCGGCGCGCGCGCCGGAATTCATCGAACCGGCGTCCGCGGCCGAGAAAAGGCCACCCCCGGCGGCCTCCCAAACCGTGATCTTTACTTTGTCGCCAGCGCCGATGACCGGCGAGGCAGGCGGTCGATAGTCGCCGAAAAGCCCGCGCAGTGTCGGCGGCGCCCGGCGCGCGAGTATGGCGAGGGACAGTCCGTTGATTTCAACGAATGCGAAAGGCGGCCGGCCTTCCTCTACGGGCGAATAAACGCTCTTTACGAAGGCGTCGCGCGTTGGGCCGCTCGCCGGCGTCAAGCCGCAACCGGCAAGAATCGACGCTAAGGTGAAAACGGCGAGACCGTTAAGCCGAGATAGACCTGCGTCGACCAAATTCGCTCCAATAATAACGCCGAACTCACAACGGCCAGCCAGTATAATAGGCCCAGTCTCTTTTTCATACTGTCGCACGCCTCCGCCCCTGGCGCAGAAACGTATCATTTTCAGACTGTTGCAGAAGCGCCACGATCGGCCTTGATCACCGAGGCGCCGATATACGGCGGCTCGCCAGATTCTGCGCCTCCCGCCTCAATTTCAGGCGCATATTGGCGCTGCGCGTCG contains the following coding sequences:
- a CDS encoding polysaccharide biosynthesis/export family protein, producing MVDAGLSRLNGLAVFTLASILAGCGLTPASGPTRDAFVKSVYSPVEEGRPPFAFVEINGLSLAILARRAPPTLRGLFGDYRPPASPVIGAGDKVKITVWEAAGGGLFSAADAGSMNSGARAANIPDQVVRRDGSVNVPYAGSIRIAGMTSRQAEAAIIERLRGKAIEPQAIVTVANNLSNTVTVTGEVANGARVPISQRGERIMDVIAAAGGYSSPVHETYVSLTRGDRTARAPIHALLSNPSEDVYVRPGDILTVERTPPSFTVAGATGSNSVLTFDARGLTLEEAIGKAGGLEDSRADPDGVFVLRYEPVSLVSEFPNVEPNLLKKSEAPVAYHLNMRDPSALLAARKFQMRDKDILYVSNAPIAEIAKVMQLVSMASQPVQQGLVAGRYLQPTGDNGAAQAAANARVVRAIANSQGAGGGQGAGGGGRQ